In one Bacteroides intestinalis DSM 17393 genomic region, the following are encoded:
- a CDS encoding DUF2589 domain-containing protein — MAENEQGTFKPQFGAELNIESIIGAPLVAASKANVMMLTGQAQFLLDYCFTKEEGSDLRQPLMIEMILSQPVVDHTKQPTDPEYISINKMAFQVPLLCLLPLNSLAIDKINVDFDLEITSVGSYNYESKVNADVQLVERKAVLNGRIAPAKQEYKRNSHEQYDSTLSSRLKVNIHAGRLPLPKGVLTILDLYTKSIQPIQKIDKQSEKK; from the coding sequence ATGGCTGAAAACGAGCAAGGTACATTCAAACCTCAATTTGGGGCAGAACTTAATATTGAGTCGATCATTGGTGCTCCTTTGGTAGCGGCATCCAAGGCCAATGTTATGATGCTGACCGGGCAGGCTCAATTTTTGCTTGATTATTGCTTCACAAAGGAGGAGGGAAGTGACTTGCGTCAGCCTCTTATGATAGAGATGATACTGAGTCAGCCGGTTGTTGATCATACAAAGCAACCGACTGATCCAGAATACATCTCTATCAATAAAATGGCTTTTCAGGTTCCTTTGCTGTGTTTATTGCCTTTAAATTCTCTTGCAATAGATAAGATCAATGTAGATTTTGATCTGGAGATTACATCGGTGGGTTCTTATAATTATGAATCAAAAGTGAATGCGGATGTACAACTTGTAGAGAGGAAGGCGGTTTTGAACGGAAGAATTGCTCCGGCCAAACAGGAGTATAAGAGGAATTCGCATGAGCAATATGATAGCACTTTGTCAAGCCGCCTTAAAGTAAATATTCATGCAGGCAGATTGCCTTTGCCCAAAGGAGTATTGACTATACTTGATTTGTATACGAAATCAATACAACCCATACAGAAAATAGATAAACAGTCAGAAAAAAAATAA
- a CDS encoding DUF2589 domain-containing protein, which translates to MDTNLLSMSQQFSGLPMESLIGGPLNAAAKANSAMALTQTRFMLDTCFNRKEVSTTEPKSYQYEPIMIDMILTRSVIGPGATEGADPVIKPASTKFTLPLLTILPINSLAVETVDINFEMEVKSSFSEDDNKAKESESKGEGSFETKLGWGPLSVSIKGSASYSSKDSETHNTHYEKSNSAKYTVNVHAGQLPLPKGVNTIIEAFTKAIQPIELKSPSAQP; encoded by the coding sequence ATGGATACAAATTTATTGTCAATGTCGCAGCAGTTCTCCGGGCTGCCAATGGAAAGTTTAATCGGAGGTCCTTTGAATGCAGCTGCTAAAGCGAATTCTGCAATGGCTCTTACTCAAACAAGATTTATGTTGGACACTTGTTTTAACAGAAAGGAAGTTAGTACAACCGAACCGAAGAGTTATCAGTATGAACCCATTATGATCGATATGATTCTCACCAGGAGTGTTATTGGTCCGGGAGCTACTGAGGGCGCCGATCCTGTTATTAAACCAGCTTCAACCAAATTTACTTTGCCTCTGCTTACAATTCTTCCTATTAATTCCCTCGCTGTTGAAACTGTGGATATTAATTTTGAAATGGAAGTGAAATCAAGTTTCTCAGAAGATGACAATAAGGCAAAAGAATCTGAGAGTAAAGGAGAGGGTAGTTTTGAAACAAAATTAGGTTGGGGACCACTGTCTGTATCTATTAAAGGATCGGCCAGCTATTCTTCAAAGGATTCTGAGACTCATAATACGCATTATGAGAAGAGTAATTCTGCTAAGTATACTGTTAATGTACATGCAGGTCAGCTTCCACTTCCTAAAGGAGTAAATACTATCATCGAAGCATTTACAAAAGCAATTCAACCGATAGAGTTGAAGAGTCCTAGTGCACAACCGTAA
- a CDS encoding adenine phosphoribosyltransferase: MSKETLAKSIREIPDFPIPGILFYDVTTLFKDPARLQELSDTLYEMYKDKGITKVVGIESRGFIMGPILATRLGAGFIPIRKPGKLPAETIEESYDKEYGKDTIQIHKDALNENDVVLLHDDLLATGGTMEAACKLVQKMNPKRIHVNFIIELKELHGKDLFNKDVDVQSVLSL; encoded by the coding sequence ATGAGCAAAGAAACTCTTGCTAAAAGCATTCGGGAGATTCCCGATTTCCCAATACCGGGGATTCTATTTTACGACGTGACTACATTGTTCAAAGATCCTGCAAGGCTACAGGAACTTTCGGACACATTGTACGAGATGTACAAAGACAAAGGTATCACAAAAGTTGTAGGTATTGAATCAAGAGGCTTCATTATGGGCCCTATCCTCGCCACTCGTTTGGGCGCAGGATTCATTCCTATCCGCAAACCGGGGAAACTTCCGGCAGAAACCATTGAAGAAAGCTACGATAAGGAATACGGGAAAGACACAATTCAGATACACAAGGATGCTTTGAACGAAAACGATGTGGTTCTGCTCCACGACGATTTATTGGCTACAGGTGGAACAATGGAGGCTGCTTGCAAGTTAGTACAGAAGATGAATCCAAAAAGAATTCATGTTAACTTCATTATCGAGTTGAAAGAATTGCACGGAAAAGATTTATTCAATAAAGATGTAGATGTACAATCAGTACTTTCTCTATAA
- the mnmG gene encoding tRNA uridine-5-carboxymethylaminomethyl(34) synthesis enzyme MnmG, whose translation MEFKYDVIVIGAGHAGCEAAAAAANLGSKTCLITMDMNKIGQMSCNPAIGGIAKGQIVREVDALGGYMGLVTDQTAIQFRILNRSKGPAMWSPRAQCDRNKFIWAWREILENIPNLHIWQDTVREILVENGEITGLTTFLDVTFRAKCIILTAGTFLNGLMHIGRTQLAGGRMAEPASYELTESIARHGIEYGRMKTGTPVRIDGRSVHYEYMETQDGECDFHKFSFMDTSVRHLKQLPCWTCFTNEEVHRVLREGLPDSPLFNGQIQSIGPRYCPSIETKIVTFPDKEQHQLFLEPEGETTQELYLNGFSSSLPMNIQIEALKKVPAFKDLVIYRPGYAIEYDYFDPTQLKHTLESKRIKNLFFAGQVNGTTGYEEAAGQGIIAGINAHINCHGGEPFTLARDEAYIGVLIDDLVTKGVDEPYRMFTSRAEYRILLRMDDADMRLTEKAWKLGLVKEDRYELLKRKREAISNIVEFTRNYSMKPALINPVLEQLGTTPLRQGCKLIDLINRPQVTLENMAEHVDAFRRELNKVTERKEEIIEAAEILIKYEGYIGRERIIADKLARLESIKIKGKFNYNSIQSLSTEARQKLVKIDPETIAQASRIPGVSPSDINVLLVLSGR comes from the coding sequence ATGGAGTTTAAATACGACGTTATCGTGATTGGAGCCGGACATGCCGGTTGTGAAGCAGCTGCAGCTGCGGCAAATCTGGGTTCAAAAACCTGTCTTATCACCATGGACATGAATAAGATAGGTCAAATGAGTTGTAACCCTGCCATAGGCGGTATTGCCAAAGGACAAATTGTACGCGAAGTAGATGCTTTAGGCGGATACATGGGATTAGTAACCGATCAAACCGCTATCCAGTTCCGTATATTGAATCGTTCCAAAGGTCCTGCCATGTGGAGCCCGCGTGCACAATGCGATCGCAATAAATTCATCTGGGCATGGCGCGAAATATTAGAAAACATTCCTAACCTGCACATCTGGCAAGATACTGTACGCGAAATTCTCGTTGAAAATGGAGAAATTACCGGGCTGACTACTTTCCTTGATGTGACTTTCCGAGCTAAGTGTATCATATTAACAGCTGGAACTTTCCTGAACGGGTTAATGCACATAGGACGTACCCAGCTTGCAGGTGGACGTATGGCAGAGCCTGCATCCTACGAATTAACGGAGTCTATCGCAAGACATGGCATCGAATACGGACGCATGAAAACCGGTACCCCTGTACGCATAGACGGACGAAGTGTACACTATGAATATATGGAAACCCAGGATGGAGAATGTGACTTCCACAAATTTTCGTTCATGGATACTAGTGTGCGTCACCTGAAACAACTCCCGTGCTGGACTTGCTTTACGAACGAAGAAGTGCATCGTGTGTTACGTGAGGGTCTGCCAGATTCTCCCCTTTTCAACGGGCAGATTCAAAGTATAGGCCCCCGCTATTGCCCCAGCATTGAGACCAAGATTGTGACCTTTCCTGATAAGGAACAGCATCAACTTTTCCTGGAACCGGAAGGAGAGACAACACAGGAACTTTACTTGAATGGTTTCTCTTCATCACTTCCGATGAATATACAAATAGAAGCTTTAAAGAAAGTCCCTGCATTTAAAGATCTGGTGATTTACCGTCCGGGGTATGCCATTGAGTATGATTACTTCGATCCTACCCAACTTAAACATACGTTGGAATCGAAAAGAATCAAGAACTTATTCTTTGCCGGACAAGTAAATGGAACCACCGGATACGAAGAAGCTGCCGGACAAGGAATCATAGCCGGTATCAATGCACATATTAATTGCCATGGCGGAGAACCTTTTACGCTGGCACGCGATGAAGCATATATCGGCGTATTGATCGATGACTTAGTAACAAAAGGTGTGGATGAGCCTTATCGTATGTTTACTTCACGTGCGGAATATAGAATATTGCTGCGCATGGACGACGCGGACATGCGACTCACTGAAAAAGCATGGAAGCTCGGATTAGTGAAAGAAGACCGCTATGAACTACTGAAGCGGAAACGTGAAGCTATCAGTAATATTGTAGAATTTACCCGAAACTATTCGATGAAACCGGCATTAATAAATCCGGTTCTCGAACAGTTAGGAACTACTCCCCTGCGCCAGGGATGCAAATTAATAGATTTGATAAACCGTCCGCAAGTCACTCTTGAAAATATGGCGGAACACGTCGACGCTTTCCGCCGGGAGCTGAATAAGGTTACCGAAAGAAAAGAGGAAATCATCGAGGCTGCCGAGATCCTTATTAAATATGAAGGCTATATCGGGCGGGAACGAATTATAGCAGATAAGCTTGCCCGTCTGGAAAGTATAAAAATCAAAGGGAAGTTTAACTATAATTCCATTCAATCCCTTTCCACCGAAGCAAGACAGAAGTTGGTAAAGATTGACCCGGAAACCATTGCTCAAGCAAGCCGAATTCCGGGAGTGTCTCCAAGCGATATTAACGTCCTGCTGGTACTTTCGGGCAGATAA
- a CDS encoding DUF3244 domain-containing protein: MKALSFVLFSGLFIMQPLCISLNASAESASVPTEKKEIKRPINIHLLKGNGSVRSIYPIIPGYIQDNQLYICFETSIDNQCLVVKDAGFGEIVYSGTFIGNTLVVALANSGESYTVEFV; this comes from the coding sequence ATGAAAGCATTATCGTTTGTTCTATTCAGTGGTTTATTTATAATGCAGCCGCTTTGTATATCTTTAAATGCATCAGCTGAATCTGCATCTGTTCCTACAGAAAAGAAGGAAATCAAAAGACCGATTAATATTCATTTATTAAAAGGGAATGGATCAGTTCGTTCCATATATCCTATAATTCCGGGTTATATTCAGGATAATCAACTTTATATCTGTTTCGAGACTTCTATCGACAATCAATGTTTGGTAGTTAAAGATGCTGGTTTCGGTGAAATCGTGTATTCTGGCACTTTTATCGGTAATACTCTTGTTGTAGCCTTGGCCAATTCGGGTGAATCTTATACAGTGGAATTTGTGTAG
- a CDS encoding glycoside hydrolase family 2 protein, whose translation MKKLFIALSLVTFFSLESSAQWKPAGDKIKTEWAEQIDPSNVLPEYPRPIMQRNDWKNLNGLWDYAIIDKGGHIPADFEGKILVPFAVESSLSGVGKRINEKQELVYQRSFDVPSAWEGKQILLHFGAVDWKTDVWVNDVKVGSHIGGFTPFSFDITPALSARGSNRLVVKVWDPTDRGPQPRGKQVSRPEGIWYTPVTGIWQTVWLEPVSGKHIENLRITPDIDRNLLTVKAELNANCATDLVEVNVYDGNQLVAVGKSINGEAVEVAMPENAKLWSPDSPFLYTLKVALKDGGKIVDKVDSYAAMRKYSTRRDANGIVRLELNNEALFQFGPLDQGWWPDGLYTAPTDEALLYDIQKTKDFGFNMIRKHIKVEPARWYTYCDQLGIIVWQDMPSGDRNPQWQMRQYFNGTEMKRSAESEGYYRKEWKEIIDCLYSYPCIGTWVPFNEAWGQFKTVEIAEWTKQYDPTRLVNPASGGNHYPCGDMLDLHHYPAPEMFLYDGQRATVLGEYGGIGLVLKDHLWEPNRNWGYVQFNSSKEATDEYVKYADMLYRMIDRGFSAAVYTQTTDVEVEVNGFITYDRKVIKLDEKRVKEINTRICNSLKK comes from the coding sequence ATGAAGAAATTATTTATTGCGTTATCTTTGGTAACGTTTTTTAGTTTGGAGAGTTCGGCACAATGGAAACCGGCCGGAGATAAGATTAAAACAGAATGGGCGGAGCAAATTGATCCTTCAAATGTATTGCCCGAGTATCCAAGACCCATTATGCAGCGTAATGATTGGAAAAACCTGAATGGGCTGTGGGATTACGCCATTATTGATAAAGGTGGGCATATTCCGGCTGATTTTGAAGGTAAAATACTTGTGCCGTTTGCTGTGGAATCTTCTTTGTCGGGAGTAGGCAAGAGGATAAACGAAAAGCAGGAATTGGTATATCAACGTAGTTTTGATGTTCCATCGGCTTGGGAAGGAAAGCAGATTCTGCTGCATTTCGGTGCTGTAGACTGGAAAACAGATGTATGGGTGAATGATGTTAAGGTGGGAAGCCATATCGGAGGATTCACTCCTTTCTCCTTTGATATTACCCCGGCTTTATCAGCTAGAGGCAGTAATCGTTTGGTTGTAAAGGTTTGGGACCCCACGGATAGAGGACCTCAGCCGCGTGGTAAGCAAGTCAGCAGACCGGAGGGTATCTGGTATACTCCTGTTACTGGTATCTGGCAGACTGTATGGCTGGAACCTGTTAGTGGAAAACATATTGAAAACCTTCGCATTACTCCTGATATTGACCGCAATTTGTTGACGGTAAAGGCTGAACTGAATGCCAATTGTGCAACAGACCTCGTTGAAGTGAATGTATATGATGGCAATCAGCTGGTAGCTGTCGGTAAGAGTATCAATGGAGAAGCTGTAGAGGTAGCGATGCCTGAAAATGCTAAATTATGGAGTCCTGATTCTCCTTTCCTTTATACCTTGAAAGTAGCTCTGAAGGATGGAGGTAAAATTGTGGACAAGGTGGATAGCTATGCAGCTATGCGTAAATATTCTACTCGCCGGGATGCTAACGGTATTGTACGCCTGGAATTGAATAATGAAGCGTTGTTCCAGTTCGGACCGCTTGATCAGGGTTGGTGGCCTGATGGTTTGTATACAGCTCCTACGGATGAAGCTTTGCTGTATGACATCCAGAAGACGAAAGATTTTGGTTTTAATATGATTCGCAAACATATCAAAGTTGAGCCTGCCCGTTGGTATACCTATTGTGACCAGCTTGGAATTATTGTATGGCAAGATATGCCGAGTGGTGACCGTAATCCACAGTGGCAGATGCGTCAATATTTTAATGGTACGGAAATGAAGCGTTCTGCTGAATCTGAAGGCTATTATCGCAAAGAATGGAAGGAAATCATAGATTGCCTGTATTCTTATCCTTGTATTGGTACGTGGGTGCCGTTCAACGAAGCTTGGGGACAATTTAAAACGGTAGAAATAGCTGAATGGACAAAGCAATATGATCCGACCCGTCTGGTGAATCCGGCAAGTGGTGGTAACCATTATCCCTGTGGTGATATGCTTGACTTGCACCATTATCCTGCACCGGAAATGTTTTTATATGACGGTCAGCGTGCAACGGTTTTAGGTGAATATGGTGGTATCGGTTTGGTTTTGAAAGATCACCTTTGGGAGCCGAACCGTAACTGGGGTTATGTACAGTTCAATTCTTCTAAAGAGGCTACTGATGAATATGTGAAGTATGCCGATATGTTATATCGGATGATTGACAGAGGATTCTCGGCAGCTGTTTATACGCAGACTACTGACGTAGAAGTGGAAGTGAATGGTTTTATAACTTATGACCGTAAGGTAATCAAGTTGGATGAAAAGCGTGTGAAAGAAATTAATACACGTATTTGTAATTCATTAAAGAAATAA
- a CDS encoding DUF2589 domain-containing protein, giving the protein MISFKLFVEAIHHAIVSASDSLMDKNEGLLDKYFEKPVVGVGKDKGALIPKIVQLEYPTLDDAGAVTTTTVQVPLITLVPVTASKIEKATVTAEFALEVINNELQISFPNNKSSENATVGKLEIVISPQELTDGLELIIEGYANALKRQIT; this is encoded by the coding sequence ATGATTAGTTTTAAATTGTTTGTGGAAGCCATCCACCATGCCATTGTTAGTGCCAGTGACTCACTGATGGACAAGAATGAAGGCTTGTTGGATAAGTATTTTGAGAAACCGGTTGTCGGGGTAGGAAAAGATAAAGGAGCATTGATTCCGAAGATAGTGCAACTTGAATATCCTACTTTGGATGATGCCGGGGCAGTTACCACTACAACGGTTCAGGTTCCCTTAATTACATTGGTGCCCGTCACAGCCTCTAAAATAGAGAAAGCTACAGTGACGGCAGAGTTTGCATTGGAGGTTATAAACAATGAATTGCAAATCAGTTTTCCCAATAATAAATCATCGGAGAATGCTACGGTTGGGAAACTGGAAATTGTTATTTCGCCACAAGAATTGACGGACGGGCTGGAATTGATTATTGAAGGATATGCCAATGCTTTGAAGAGGCAGATTACCTGA
- a CDS encoding hybrid sensor histidine kinase/response regulator transcription factor codes for MNRTIIKLFLCLCIVTALPSYAYNTVHYYFRTVDIRNGLSQNSVNCIFQDKKGFMWFGTKDGLSRYDGLSFRIYNNENSNLGRNFITVLYEDSKGNIWVGTDGGLYIYNPILDSFTEFNLVSDKGTIIRDFVTMIRCDEHSNLWISVENQGLFYYNSSENKLQNYLHDAGLANVHRFWLNGNTCWLALYGDNLYYTKADFESPLQPFKDANGDEIFKDDIINCEIVGPHNYTYIASSNGLTEVNFVTGKSRRILDAFARTLEFKSDDELWVGTEKGLYIYNLTTDKITHLTVPDQDDSYALSDNAIYSIYRDSENGMWVGSYFGGVNYYPYQWTYFEKFYPREEIKFLGRRVREICEGNDGTLWIGTEDKGLFNFDPETEKIVPFEHPDIYKNVHALCLDGDDLWVGTFSGGLNKVNLRTRQVKHYFKDKGEGALTASDAFTVCKTATEDIWIGTTSGLFKYNRSFDNFTHIPQLGNLFVYDILEDFEGNLWFATFSNGVFAYNTQTQQWKSYLSNEKDSTSLSYNKVISICEDSKKRLWFMTMGKGFCRYNRETDNFTRYDTSKGLPNNTVYKMVEDKRGNLWITSNYGLTCFNPDSEAMHVYTTANGLLSNQFNFQSGYRDKRGRIYFGSINGFVIFDPDNFVENTFLPPVVITDFYLFNKRFSVDTPGSPLQQNITYADNIELDADQNSFAFQVAALSYQAPEMNRLMYKLEGFDQEWYMLGRNSMITYSNLPYGSYTLRIKGSNGDGKWNDVERVLNVRIHPPFYLSVWAYVIYVILALCSLVATILYFRRRTQERHRLAMEKFEREKERELYSAKIDFFTNVAHEIRTPLTLIKSPLENVLLSKEVSDEIRDDLEVMDLNTNRLLDLVNQLLDFRKTETQGFQLNFVECNVVDILQKTYKRFKPLAREKGLELTIDSPESLYASVDREGLTKIISNLMTNGVKYSETYIRIKLYVEGDQMLLLACNDGRVVPLEMREEIFKPFVQYKAGVLHSVSGTGIGLPLARSLAELHGGTLCMVDSMESNQFLLSLPIKHAHTIQTKEQVVPEESFESQEAKEEVDSQNRYTLLVVEDSLEMQAFIVKQLSAKYRVLTALNGVEALKVLEEHTVNLVISDVMMPEMDGLELCEHLKSAVDYSHIPVILLTAKTTLQAKIEGMKLGADVYIEKPFSVEYLKVCVSNLLSNREKLRVAFVHSPFEQVNSMAMTKADETFLKTLKEVVVANMQDPDFNLDDMASQLNMSRSSLNRKIKGILDMTPNDYIRLERLKKAVQLLKEGECRINEVCYMIGFNTPSYFAKCFQKQFGVLPKDFIK; via the coding sequence ATGAATCGAACTATTATAAAGCTTTTCCTCTGTTTGTGCATAGTGACGGCATTGCCGTCCTATGCCTATAATACCGTTCACTATTATTTCAGAACGGTAGATATCAGAAATGGTCTTTCTCAGAACTCTGTGAATTGTATTTTCCAGGATAAGAAAGGCTTTATGTGGTTTGGTACTAAAGATGGCTTGAGCCGCTACGATGGCTTGTCTTTCCGCATCTATAACAATGAAAATTCAAATCTGGGCAGGAATTTCATAACGGTACTTTATGAAGATAGTAAGGGGAATATATGGGTCGGAACCGATGGTGGACTTTATATTTATAATCCTATACTTGATTCTTTTACCGAATTCAATTTAGTAAGTGATAAAGGGACCATTATTCGGGATTTCGTAACTATGATAAGGTGCGATGAACATTCAAATCTTTGGATATCGGTTGAGAATCAGGGGCTGTTTTACTATAATAGTAGCGAAAACAAATTGCAGAATTACCTTCATGATGCAGGACTGGCCAACGTTCATCGTTTCTGGTTAAATGGGAATACCTGTTGGCTGGCATTGTATGGTGATAATCTTTATTATACAAAGGCTGACTTTGAATCGCCTTTACAGCCTTTTAAGGATGCGAATGGCGATGAGATATTCAAAGATGATATCATCAATTGTGAGATTGTCGGTCCTCATAATTACACTTACATAGCATCATCGAACGGATTGACTGAGGTTAATTTTGTGACGGGTAAATCCCGTAGGATTTTGGATGCTTTTGCACGTACGTTAGAATTTAAGTCCGATGATGAATTATGGGTAGGTACGGAAAAGGGATTGTACATTTATAATTTGACGACCGACAAGATCACACATCTGACAGTACCCGATCAAGATGACTCCTATGCGTTATCAGACAATGCTATTTATTCGATTTATCGCGATAGTGAGAATGGAATGTGGGTAGGTTCTTATTTTGGTGGCGTAAATTATTATCCGTATCAATGGACCTATTTTGAGAAGTTTTATCCGAGAGAGGAGATCAAGTTCTTGGGGCGTCGGGTACGTGAGATATGTGAAGGCAATGACGGTACTTTATGGATAGGTACTGAAGATAAAGGATTGTTTAATTTTGATCCGGAGACAGAAAAAATAGTACCATTTGAGCATCCGGATATATATAAGAATGTCCATGCTCTTTGTCTGGATGGAGATGATTTATGGGTCGGTACTTTTTCGGGGGGATTGAATAAGGTGAATTTACGTACCAGACAAGTGAAGCATTATTTCAAAGATAAAGGTGAAGGGGCGCTGACTGCCAGTGATGCTTTTACTGTTTGCAAAACTGCTACGGAGGATATCTGGATAGGAACAACATCCGGTTTATTCAAATATAATCGTTCTTTCGATAATTTTACCCATATTCCACAGTTGGGAAATTTGTTCGTTTATGATATTTTAGAGGATTTTGAGGGGAATTTGTGGTTCGCTACTTTCTCAAATGGGGTATTCGCGTACAATACTCAGACCCAACAATGGAAGAGTTATCTTTCAAATGAAAAAGATTCGACTTCTCTATCTTATAACAAGGTAATTTCTATTTGCGAGGACAGCAAGAAGCGTTTGTGGTTTATGACGATGGGAAAGGGGTTCTGCCGTTATAATCGGGAAACGGATAATTTTACACGTTATGATACGTCGAAAGGGCTTCCTAACAATACCGTCTACAAAATGGTTGAAGACAAGCGGGGAAACCTTTGGATTACAAGTAATTATGGGCTTACTTGCTTTAATCCGGATAGTGAGGCTATGCATGTATATACTACGGCAAATGGATTACTGAGCAATCAGTTCAATTTCCAGTCTGGATATCGTGACAAGAGAGGGCGTATCTATTTTGGCAGTATTAATGGGTTTGTCATATTTGATCCGGATAATTTTGTCGAGAATACCTTTCTTCCTCCGGTGGTTATTACCGACTTTTATCTGTTTAATAAACGCTTTTCTGTGGATACTCCGGGATCTCCTTTACAGCAGAATATAACTTATGCTGACAATATAGAGCTTGATGCAGACCAAAATTCTTTTGCCTTCCAGGTGGCAGCTTTAAGCTATCAGGCACCGGAGATGAACCGCTTGATGTATAAGCTGGAAGGTTTTGACCAGGAGTGGTATATGTTGGGGCGAAATTCTATGATTACTTATTCTAATTTACCCTATGGAAGTTATACGCTGCGCATAAAAGGGTCTAATGGTGACGGAAAGTGGAATGATGTGGAACGGGTGCTCAATGTACGTATTCATCCTCCTTTTTACTTATCAGTGTGGGCATACGTTATTTATGTTATCTTGGCTCTGTGTTCATTGGTTGCCACTATTTTATATTTCAGAAGACGGACGCAAGAGAGGCATCGATTGGCAATGGAGAAGTTTGAGCGGGAAAAGGAGCGTGAGCTTTATTCTGCGAAAATCGATTTCTTTACGAATGTAGCGCATGAGATACGCACTCCGCTCACATTGATAAAAAGTCCGCTTGAGAATGTCCTGCTTTCTAAAGAGGTTTCTGACGAAATCAGGGACGATCTGGAAGTGATGGATCTGAATACAAACCGGTTGCTTGATTTGGTGAACCAGCTACTTGATTTCCGTAAGACGGAGACACAAGGATTTCAATTGAACTTTGTGGAATGCAATGTTGTAGATATATTGCAAAAGACCTATAAGCGTTTTAAACCTTTGGCACGTGAGAAGGGGCTGGAACTTACCATTGATTCTCCGGAGAGTCTGTATGCCTCGGTAGATAGGGAAGGGCTGACCAAGATCATCAGTAATTTGATGACAAATGGCGTGAAATATTCGGAAACATATATCCGCATTAAGTTATATGTTGAGGGGGATCAGATGTTGCTCCTGGCGTGTAATGACGGACGTGTGGTTCCGCTGGAGATGCGTGAAGAGATATTTAAACCATTCGTTCAATACAAAGCCGGAGTGCTGCATTCTGTTTCCGGTACGGGTATAGGATTGCCTTTGGCGCGTTCGCTTGCCGAACTTCATGGAGGGACTTTGTGTATGGTAGATTCCATGGAAAGCAATCAGTTTTTGCTTTCGCTTCCGATAAAACATGCCCATACAATACAGACAAAAGAGCAAGTTGTGCCTGAAGAATCTTTTGAAAGTCAGGAGGCTAAAGAAGAAGTTGATTCGCAAAATCGTTATACGTTACTTGTTGTAGAGGATAGTTTGGAAATGCAGGCGTTCATTGTAAAACAATTATCGGCGAAATACCGGGTTTTGACAGCCTTAAATGGTGTGGAAGCCTTGAAAGTATTGGAAGAACACACTGTCAATCTGGTTATTTCGGATGTCATGATGCCTGAAATGGATGGACTGGAATTATGCGAGCATTTAAAATCTGCGGTTGATTATAGCCATATTCCTGTTATTTTATTGACAGCTAAGACCACCCTTCAGGCTAAGATCGAAGGTATGAAGCTTGGGGCGGATGTCTATATAGAGAAACCTTTTTCTGTGGAATATCTTAAGGTTTGTGTTTCTAACTTGCTAAGTAACCGTGAGAAACTTCGTGTTGCTTTCGTTCATTCACCTTTTGAACAGGTCAACAGTATGGCAATGACTAAAGCGGATGAAACTTTTTTAAAGACCTTGAAAGAAGTAGTGGTCGCAAATATGCAGGATCCAGACTTTAATTTGGATGATATGGCAAGCCAGCTGAATATGAGCCGTTCGAGTCTTAACCGGAAAATAAAAGGTATATTGGATATGACTCCGAATGATTACATTCGTTTGGAGCGTTTAAAGAAAGCGGTGCAATTACTCAAAGAGGGGGAATGCCGGATAAATGAGGTTTGTTACATGATCGGTTTTAATACCCCTTCTTATTTTGCCAAATGCTTCCAGAAACAGTTTGGTGTTTTGCCTAAGGACTTTATAAAATAG